ATCATTGTCGACATAGGAATGAGAAACTTATGCAAAGGCCAATGGAAGGGAAACTTTAAATTAGTTTGATCTATTGTTTTATGCATTCCCAGACTCCCAGCTGCAGCCTCACTTTAATGGTACTAAGCAACCTATTCTCTCTTCACTTTGCTACTGTTGCATGCAATGTCATAATGCcaatatttttgaaaacaaagctAGGTTTTTTTGGAATGTGGCCGGCTGGTAGTTGCTAGTTTTgtatgaagaaaaaacttaTTGCTCAAATACCTTGATATGTTATACGAAGTTGTATTGTTGGGGATAACAAGACCTCAGAAAGTATGCTCTTTTCCATGCATGTGGGATGGCTGTTATAATCAATTATTTTGTGTTAATTGttataactatttcttaggcatGACTGGTTTGGTTTGTTCATTCGATGGTTGTCTTCAATTCATAAGATGGATTTGTAGAAAAGGCTTGCTTTGTTGCTATAGTTCGGAGTACGGGTGTCATTTCGTTTGTTAATATGTCTTAATTGGAACATGTAGGATGGCGCTCCTAATGGATCACTACGACATGGCTCACCGTGGGCATTTGGTACGGGATGAACAAATGGTAATGAGCATTTAcatgttgcttctttttgtCATTGTTTTGTTCCAAACGTGTAAGTGAGACGATCGTAACTTTAATGGCTTTTGTACTTGTTTTGTAGGATCTTGGATCCCTCAAACTTAGGTCTCACGGTGCCTCCTCAGGCGCCATGTCTTACGATGAGCGGTACACACCGTTCATCTTGAGGACATGGCTCCTTCCGTTCATCCATATGGTGACCCGGTCGACACCTTGGATGAACGCTTGTGCAATCACCGCGCTTGTCGACCAGTGGAGGCCTGAGACCCACACTTTTCACCTCCGGACCAGTGAGATGACTGTGACTTTCAGGACATGTCCATGATCCTGGCACTCCCCATCGGCGGGAAACCAGTATGTATCAATACGGCCTCTTCAGGATGGCGCCAGCAGATGGCGGATCTTATTCGTAGGGCACCGGAGGCCCCTGAGGACCCCGCTAACGACAGAGTGCCAGCGGGCGCAACGTACACTTGGATCGTTGAGAACTTCTCCGAGTGTCCTGAGGATGCTGCCATCGAAGTGGTTGAGCAGGACGCACGAGCATACGTGTGGTATGTCATCACACGCACTCTGTTTGCTGACGGGGGTGGCAGGACAGCTCAATGGCATTGGCTGAAAGCCTTGACCGTATGGGACTAAAATTGGAGCTGGGGCACAGCTGCACTTGCCTACCTTTATCGGCAGGTAATTAATATTTCATTGTTGTTACTATGTGCAATGACCTGTGATGACATGCCTTAATTTATTTGTTGATTACCTTTTGTTTTAGTTGGACGATGCTTGTCGTGGGAGCAAACCAGACAGCAGCATAGGTGGTCCATTGCTTCTACTGTCTGTTTGGAGCTGGGAACGCTTCCCCGTTGGACGACCGGAAACGTTGGCATTCAACGATTGGGACGATCACGAAGACCCGCTGCGGAGACCCACTTGGGCTTACAAGTGGGACCGTACGAGAGATAACTGGAACGACACTAAACTTCTGTACAAGCAGTACACGAACGAGTTCGACACTTTAACCCCTGAGCAGGTAAATATTGTTATTGCAGAAAATTATTATGATTTCATTGCTCTATGGTAACCGAACATTGCGATGCTTGTGATATGTTTAAGGTGGAATGGCAGCCATATGGTAGTGGGGACGATTTCGGTGTCCCATTCGATTATGAGCTAAACCCGAAGTGCTTGGAAGAAAGACATCTGTGGTTGATGCGATGTCCACTGATATGCATGTGGGCGGTTGAACTTCATCAACCACATCATGTGATGCAACAGTTTGGGTTGTTGCAGACCAATCCGCCAAAGTGGAAGGACACGAACATACAGCTTCACGAGTAAGTTTTTGTTGTTCCCATTAAGCTTTGCGGTGTTACCTTTTTGCCGCAATAATATGGTGCCTTCCAAATATTTGTAGGCTTGAtaggaaaaaacagaagagCAAACAAAATTGGCCTAAGGAACATAGGGTGCATGTGGACAAGTTCAAAAGGTGCTTGGCCAAGATGGAGAATGGTGAAGGAACCCCCCAACGGGTGGCAAATCCTGAGGCATTTAACAACTACCTGCGTTGGTATCTTGAGAACACCAGAGCAGAGATTTGCCGGCCCGCCTACAACCATGAAATTTTGGAAGATGACAACCTATTCGATGAGGCATCAAACGCGGAGTACAACAGGCTTGTAAAGGATGGGAGGCAAACATCATATGCTAATGTCTTGCACTTTGTGGTAACGGTGTTATGCTTCTCCAGTCTTTTGTGCTTTTTGAATATTCTATTGTTACACATTGTTTTCCTCATTTCAGCGTGATGAGATCAGGAAGGACGCCGACAGAACCGAGATAGTTCTCGATGAAACTCCTCACGGGAAAAAGGGGAAGAGTACACTAAGGAAGTTTATGAAGGTGCGTGCTTGGATGTCTTGTATTTGCATATATGTGAACCGACAAATCAATTTTTCATTTCTGAACAATACAGTGGCAAGGCAATAGGCTACGGCGGTTAGCCAACCTGAATAGGAGGTTGCCGTGACCCCGAGATGTCATCGTCAGCACTGTCTAGTTCGTCTTCACCCACCGATGCTGATGAAGATCTTCAagatgacttgtccaatgagGTTTGAATTGTGCTTACATTAATGCAATTGTCATGTCATGTTAAATCCATGACAAGGTTTGACGCATTTGTCTTACGGGTAATCGAATGTAGGAAGGACCAGATGTGGAAGACGACACCACCTTAGCTGATTATCAACGTTCAATCCCTAAGCAGCAGCGTGGAAACAAGGGAAAGGGACCCCACAGATTTACACCATCGGATTATTTGACGAAAAACAAGAAGGTGGTCGTTCATTCCGACAGTGAAGATGAGGAAGCGGCAGAGGAAGCTAATTTCAGCTCATGTACAAGGAGACGGATGAGGGGCATCTccgaagaagaggaagaaagagaggaagaggaagaggtaCATGAAGATGATCAGGACGCGGAACCACCCCGACGGAGGAAGAAGTTGGCTAcgaagagagggagagggtcTAGGAAGTAGATGTGTTTTTAGATAACTGCAATGCTTCTCGTAAATGCTCTGTTTTGTGAACTATGTCTGTTTTGCGAACTCTATTTGGTGTGCTCTGATGCTAGTTGAACCGTTATAACTCTATTTGTTGCTCTGGTGCTAGTTGTGTATCTATTTGGTGTGCTCTGGTGCAATGCAAGAATCACTTTTTCTGTTGATGTATGGCACATTTTTGATCCTGTAGTGTATCTATTTGGTGTCCAGAACTGAACTGAAGAGCTCATTTTATCTGTTATGTTGGAATTAATATGTATAGCGTCTCAACACCAGGCGCTAACCCGGTAGGTGTAGCGCCTGGTGACAAGGCGTTATGCTCTGACGTAGAGAAATTTCGGCCACCGAAACGCTACTGGAACCTTCTGTTATCTGGAATTAATATGTATAGCGCCTCAACATCAGGCGCTAACCTGTTAAGTGTAGCGCCTGATGACAAGGCATTATGCTCTGACTTCGAGAAATTTCGGCCACCAAAACGCTACTGGAACCTTCTGTTATCTGGAATTAATATGTATAGCGCCCTACCATTAGGCGTTAAATGACCACTTACAAAAAATTCCAACAATGTGCTGCTGTTTGAGTGCAACAGCATGATATAAATAACATGGACCACAATTAAAATGTTCACACTTGGAATCTAAAATGTCCTGAATCAAATGGGGCATCACAACTCATAGTTCAATACAGATTACAAATTCTAATACGTAGTTCTCGACATTAAAGTAATGTTCACATGAAGGTCATCACACGGCATTGCTGAACTAAACTGCTAAACAAGAGTGTATTGGGTCGAACAAGGAccctttcccttcctcttcctctccttcagCTCAGCTTCCTCCTCGAGTG
The Brachypodium distachyon strain Bd21 chromosome 2, Brachypodium_distachyon_v3.0, whole genome shotgun sequence genome window above contains:
- the LOC112270706 gene encoding serine/threonine-protein phosphatase 7 long form homolog translates to MALLMDHYDMAHRGHLVRDEQMDLGSLKLRSHGASSGAMSYDERYTPFILRTWLLPFIHMDMSMILALPIGGKPVCINTASSGWRQQMADLIRRAPEAPEDPANDRVPAGATYTWIVENFSECPEDAAIEVVEQDARAYVCWGTAALAYLYRQLDDACRGSKPDSSIGGPLLLLSVWSWERFPVGRPETLAFNDWDDHEDPLRRPTWAYKWDRTRDNWNDTKLLYKQYTNEFDTLTPEQVEWQPYGSGDDFGVPFDYELNPKCLEERHLWLMRCPLICMWAVELHQPHHVMQQFGLLQTNPPKWKDTNIQLHE